One region of Gammaproteobacteria bacterium genomic DNA includes:
- a CDS encoding ATP-binding protein encodes MNNVLHDRGKALAQHLSSSVEFGLFVDNRAMLDNIARHWLQEPDVTRIVINNAASETVVDVSNEKSNSNAIEEENILVFKKTVIESVLEASDVDMPMIGGSGDSRRPKIVGSVHVEISMESTRQRERTVLLNSLLIMFSGMLMSAIFALRIGGTVANPIIKLTRAVKNLQKGVFDIRVEGHYGGELGTLAAGFNEMAQTLQDSQVGLQSEVATATSELRTIVSELEEKNSELDEARRQAVSAGQAKLEFLAKMSHEIRTPVNAVIGFTRLLEQSKDEEERKEYIRMARQASKQLLSIIDDILNISKIEYGTLVLEDKPFNLRGLVEDVVLMHSRTAYEKGLELVLDIHSAVELGVFGDSTRVSQVLSNLISNAIKFTEEGTVSVRVEDVEQSENERIFRFSVTDTGIGISQIEQERLFKTFAQVDTSITRRFGGTGLGLAIAKRLVEQMNGEIGIESEKGKGASFWFTLPLQRQAQNIKDLMGDFVRDKRVLIIEENPISRRALRNIFVRARAEVFAFGGLDAASTVLTSSQALDLIIMAFSYNKTNEDYVNQEVSELRQSYVGPTLLLFGRDDIDVGKVISKDKLIDVISKPARTAVMVSSILQLFGAGHHPVSSFEENPESLASRRGVFKGKRILVAEDNSFNKLLICKLLNQMGIQTLESTNGREAIESFLQNDVDMILMDIHMPLMDGLEATRQIRSLGGSGASIPIIALTADVFIKDRKNLKFAGLDGYLLKPISEAKLLDVLDSWLLHNERKESAQEHKSEQTAIPVGDIVKVPPELQDRLAQELRSNLEEIAQLLKLEDSEKAFESAHRLLGSIGYFGLAELLQQARDLETSIKSQEFKLAAENFEELKSGIEAFLKN; translated from the coding sequence ATGAATAATGTTTTGCATGACCGCGGAAAGGCGCTTGCACAACATCTTTCTTCCTCTGTTGAATTTGGTTTGTTTGTAGACAATAGAGCGATGCTGGACAATATTGCCAGACATTGGCTCCAGGAGCCGGATGTTACTCGTATCGTCATCAATAACGCAGCTTCAGAAACCGTAGTTGACGTTTCCAATGAAAAATCCAACTCAAATGCAATTGAAGAGGAAAATATATTGGTTTTTAAAAAAACGGTTATTGAAAGTGTGTTGGAGGCGTCTGACGTTGATATGCCTATGATTGGTGGAAGTGGCGATAGTCGGCGACCAAAGATCGTAGGTAGTGTACACGTAGAAATAAGTATGGAATCAACTCGACAAAGGGAACGCACTGTGTTGTTGAACTCGTTGTTGATAATGTTTTCAGGAATGTTAATGAGTGCAATTTTTGCACTACGCATCGGTGGTACTGTAGCAAATCCGATCATTAAGCTTACTCGCGCAGTTAAGAATCTTCAAAAAGGTGTTTTCGATATACGTGTAGAGGGCCACTATGGAGGAGAGCTTGGTACCTTGGCGGCCGGATTCAATGAAATGGCTCAGACCCTACAGGACTCTCAGGTTGGTCTACAGTCTGAGGTTGCCACCGCGACGTCAGAACTGCGCACGATAGTTTCCGAGCTTGAGGAGAAGAACTCCGAGTTGGACGAGGCTAGAAGGCAGGCAGTTTCCGCTGGCCAGGCAAAGCTAGAGTTTCTTGCAAAAATGAGTCATGAAATTCGTACACCTGTTAACGCAGTAATTGGATTTACGCGATTGCTTGAACAGTCTAAGGATGAGGAAGAAAGAAAAGAATATATTCGTATGGCGAGACAAGCGAGCAAGCAATTGTTAAGCATTATTGATGATATTCTCAATATTTCAAAAATTGAGTATGGAACATTGGTGTTGGAAGACAAGCCTTTCAATCTGAGAGGTTTGGTTGAAGATGTCGTGTTAATGCATAGTCGTACCGCATATGAGAAAGGGCTAGAGCTTGTACTGGATATACATTCTGCGGTGGAACTCGGCGTTTTTGGTGATTCAACAAGAGTTAGTCAGGTTTTGTCTAACCTTATCAGTAATGCAATTAAATTTACGGAGGAAGGGACTGTCTCGGTCAGGGTCGAAGATGTTGAGCAAAGTGAAAATGAGAGAATTTTCCGTTTCTCAGTGACTGATACAGGAATAGGAATCAGCCAGATTGAACAGGAGCGACTGTTTAAGACCTTTGCGCAAGTGGATACCAGTATCACTCGTCGGTTTGGTGGTACGGGGCTTGGGCTCGCTATTGCCAAACGTCTGGTCGAGCAAATGAATGGCGAAATAGGAATAGAAAGCGAAAAAGGGAAAGGTGCATCGTTTTGGTTTACCTTACCGTTACAAAGACAGGCACAGAACATCAAAGATCTGATGGGTGATTTTGTTAGAGATAAGCGCGTTTTAATCATCGAAGAGAATCCGATTTCGCGCCGTGCGCTTAGGAATATATTTGTTAGAGCACGCGCGGAAGTTTTTGCTTTTGGCGGTCTTGACGCTGCATCAACGGTGCTTACCAGTTCTCAGGCGCTTGATCTGATAATAATGGCTTTCTCATACAATAAGACGAATGAGGACTATGTAAACCAAGAGGTATCGGAATTACGACAGAGTTATGTCGGGCCAACCTTACTGTTATTTGGGCGTGACGATATAGATGTCGGTAAAGTTATCAGTAAAGACAAGTTGATTGATGTGATTTCGAAACCAGCGCGTACTGCCGTAATGGTGAGTTCTATCTTGCAGTTATTTGGCGCCGGACATCATCCTGTTAGTTCGTTTGAGGAAAATCCCGAATCTTTAGCCAGTCGTCGCGGTGTATTTAAGGGCAAGCGCATTCTGGTAGCAGAGGATAATAGCTTTAACAAATTGCTCATATGCAAGTTGCTTAACCAGATGGGAATACAGACGCTTGAATCGACAAATGGACGAGAGGCGATTGAGAGCTTTCTACAGAATGATGTCGACATGATTCTTATGGATATCCATATGCCACTAATGGATGGTTTGGAGGCAACACGACAGATCCGAAGTTTGGGTGGAAGCGGCGCTTCAATTCCTATTATCGCCTTGACCGCTGATGTGTTTATAAAAGATCGAAAAAATTTGAAATTTGCTGGTTTGGACGGATACTTGCTCAAACCTATCTCCGAAGCAAAGCTATTAGACGTGTTGGACAGCTGGTTACTGCATAATGAGCGCAAGGAGAGCGCGCAGGAACACAAATCAGAGCAAACAGCAATTCCAGTCGGCGATATCGTCAAGGTTCCCCCAGAGTTGCAAGATAGGCTTGCGCAGGAACTTCGCTCTAACCTTGAAGAAATCGCACAGCTTCTGAAATTAGAGGATTCGGAAAAGGCCTTTGAATCTGCCCACCGTTTGTTGGGCTCCATCGGATACTTCGGTTTAGCGGAGTTGCTCCAGCAGGCACGTGATTTGGAAACGTCGATAAAAAGCCAAGAATTTAAATTGGCCGCTGAGAATTTCGAAGAATTAAAATCTGGTATCGAGGCATTTCTGAAAAACTGA